One region of Romeriopsis navalis LEGE 11480 genomic DNA includes:
- a CDS encoding glycosyltransferase family 4 protein, with amino-acid sequence MRVLALTTQVPFVRGGAELLAEGLVRSIEAAGHEAELVSIPFKWYPAERVLDQMLICRLFDLTEACGDKIDRVIGLKFPTYLIPHPNKVLWLVHQHRTAYDLWDSPYGDLIKMPNGPQVRQAITNADSQAFNECRSIYTIAGNVSKRLKQFNNVDSAPIYSPPFGAEDFYCEAAEDFFFFPSRLNIMKRQQLVIEALAQTKSPVKVVFAGKSDDDATRNGLKNLVRQLQLESRVTFLDAISETEKLSRYAKSIAVVYPPLDEDYGYVTLEAMLASKPVITCHDSGGSLEFVLNETTGLISEPTPESLAIAMDTLWDDRATAKQLGQSGYDRYMSMNISWANVVQKLLA; translated from the coding sequence ATGAGGGTATTAGCCCTAACCACACAGGTACCGTTTGTCCGCGGCGGCGCAGAACTGTTAGCCGAAGGATTAGTCCGCTCAATTGAGGCCGCGGGCCATGAAGCCGAACTCGTATCGATCCCATTTAAGTGGTATCCCGCCGAACGGGTCCTCGATCAAATGCTGATCTGTCGGTTATTCGACTTAACCGAAGCCTGCGGCGACAAAATTGATCGCGTGATTGGCCTCAAATTTCCCACATATCTGATTCCGCACCCCAACAAAGTCCTGTGGCTCGTCCATCAGCACCGCACCGCCTACGATCTCTGGGACTCCCCCTATGGCGACCTGATCAAAATGCCCAATGGGCCACAAGTTCGGCAGGCCATTACCAATGCCGATAGCCAAGCCTTTAACGAATGCCGGAGTATTTATACGATCGCCGGGAATGTTTCCAAACGGTTAAAGCAGTTTAACAATGTCGATTCTGCACCGATTTACAGTCCGCCCTTTGGGGCAGAAGATTTTTACTGCGAGGCAGCGGAAGACTTTTTCTTCTTTCCCAGTCGCTTGAATATTATGAAACGGCAACAGCTGGTGATCGAAGCACTCGCTCAGACAAAGTCCCCCGTGAAAGTCGTCTTTGCGGGTAAATCCGATGACGATGCAACACGTAACGGCCTCAAAAATCTCGTTCGCCAATTGCAGCTTGAATCCCGTGTCACCTTCCTGGACGCCATTAGTGAAACCGAGAAACTCAGCCGCTACGCCAAGTCAATTGCGGTCGTTTATCCACCGCTCGATGAAGATTATGGTTATGTCACCCTCGAAGCGATGCTGGCCTCTAAACCCGTGATCACCTGCCACGATTCGGGGGGGTCTCTAGAGTTTGTCCTCAACGAAACCACCGGCTTGATTAGCGAACCAACGCCAGAAAGTTTGGCGATCGCCATGGATACGCTCTGGGACGATCGCGCCACCGCAAAGCAATTGGGGCAATCTGGCTACGATCGCTATATGAGTATGAATATTAGCTGGGCCAATGTCGTCCAGAAACTGCTTGCCTGA
- a CDS encoding tetratricopeptide repeat protein, with amino-acid sequence MSSSTMPRPAQLKLHWQTLLRQLKVLWVSSLAILVISWPTLAIAAESSPTITKSNAAATATPEAAAKPQASVVSYFEQLSQMREAAFSATNSGDFATAEQVWSSLIEQLPENPALWSNRGNSRVSQGKYEAALTDFQKATELAPEAPDPYLNRGAAYEGLGQFEAAIAEYNHVLDIDSKDAAAYNNRGNAEAAIGQWDNALQDYRKASLLEREFVIARANVAMAEFELGNPDEALRDLRNVVRKYPTFADARAALTATLWSQGKAGEAESNWVSVIELDKHYKNLDWVKANRRWSPSMLKALESFLKLS; translated from the coding sequence ATGAGCAGCTCAACCATGCCCCGCCCCGCCCAACTAAAACTTCACTGGCAGACCCTTTTACGTCAACTCAAGGTCCTTTGGGTGAGCAGTCTCGCCATCTTGGTCATTAGCTGGCCCACTCTGGCCATCGCCGCTGAGTCTAGCCCCACCATCACCAAGTCTAACGCTGCGGCCACAGCGACACCCGAGGCCGCAGCCAAACCGCAGGCTTCCGTGGTGAGCTATTTTGAGCAATTAAGCCAAATGCGTGAGGCGGCATTCTCGGCCACTAATAGCGGTGATTTCGCCACCGCCGAACAGGTTTGGAGCAGCCTGATCGAGCAACTCCCCGAAAATCCTGCCCTCTGGAGTAATCGCGGCAATTCCCGCGTCAGTCAAGGCAAGTATGAGGCCGCCCTCACCGATTTCCAAAAAGCCACCGAACTCGCACCGGAAGCACCGGATCCCTATCTGAATCGCGGTGCGGCCTACGAAGGGCTGGGACAATTCGAAGCGGCGATCGCCGAGTACAACCACGTGCTGGATATTGACTCCAAAGACGCGGCAGCCTATAACAATCGCGGTAATGCCGAAGCCGCGATCGGGCAATGGGATAACGCGCTCCAGGACTATCGTAAAGCCTCACTCTTAGAACGGGAGTTTGTGATTGCCCGGGCCAATGTTGCCATGGCTGAGTTCGAATTGGGCAATCCGGATGAAGCACTACGCGACCTCCGAAACGTCGTACGCAAATACCCGACCTTTGCCGATGCCCGGGCCGCTTTAACCGCAACACTGTGGTCACAGGGTAAGGCCGGAGAAGCAGAAAGTAACTGGGTCTCCGTCATCGAACTCGATAAGCATTACAAAAATCTTGACTGGGTCAAGGCCAATCGCCGCTGGTCACCGTCCATGCTGAAGGCACTAGAGAGCTTTTTGAAGTTGTCCTAG
- a CDS encoding methyltransferase domain-containing protein, whose translation MIETHQPNNNPQTLTQRLQAELERQQQADTSPAAPISLRVSTRQAQLAHIDLILDAATQKNQPRTVLPGKLDRLPIISHSKIKRLLLKVYNFLFKEQRAAQMNTIQALRQSTKLHQQMLEQTQALEEFQQNLHSNVSQQLARLDQRANDLENRLNITEQEVSKIKLPTNGVTILHSLRDRLNRLETSVQQLEHTQGERLRYLQADVSQTKRLMRQILNQDEIILNHAESTIERHNPLDGQQIDDFYSAFEDEFRGSREAINQRLRKYIPLIADANLPPLSKILDLGCGRGEWLEILNAEGYETIGIDLNDAMLEQCQAAGLNVVKVDALEYLKALPDNSITAITGFHIVEHLPFEILVSLMSEAFRVVQPGGFVLFETPNPRNVLVGSFSFYLDPTHRNPIPPEVLQFLTRYSGFEQVTPIWVNPSDRPKVVEDSELAKRFNELFYGFMDYAVMGLKG comes from the coding sequence GTGATTGAAACTCATCAGCCCAACAATAATCCGCAAACCCTCACACAGCGACTGCAAGCAGAACTGGAACGGCAGCAGCAAGCTGATACTTCTCCGGCCGCACCGATTTCCCTGCGCGTTTCAACCCGGCAAGCACAGCTGGCACATATTGATTTAATTCTGGACGCTGCCACCCAGAAAAACCAACCCCGGACCGTCTTACCTGGAAAACTGGATCGCCTACCGATCATTAGTCACAGCAAAATCAAACGATTATTGCTCAAAGTTTATAACTTCCTCTTTAAGGAACAGCGAGCGGCGCAAATGAATACGATTCAAGCGCTACGCCAATCCACCAAACTGCACCAGCAAATGTTGGAGCAAACCCAGGCCCTCGAAGAATTTCAGCAAAATCTGCATAGCAACGTCAGTCAACAATTGGCGCGACTGGATCAACGCGCCAATGATCTGGAAAATCGCCTCAATATCACAGAGCAAGAAGTTAGCAAAATTAAGTTGCCGACGAATGGCGTCACGATACTGCATAGTCTGCGAGATCGGCTAAATCGCCTGGAAACATCGGTACAGCAACTTGAGCATACACAAGGCGAACGGCTACGCTATCTCCAGGCCGACGTCAGCCAAACCAAACGACTGATGCGCCAAATTCTCAACCAGGATGAGATCATCCTCAACCACGCAGAATCAACGATTGAACGCCACAATCCCCTCGACGGCCAACAAATCGATGACTTCTACAGCGCCTTTGAAGACGAGTTCCGCGGCAGCCGGGAAGCAATTAACCAACGTCTGCGCAAGTACATCCCCTTAATTGCCGACGCCAACTTGCCACCGCTCTCGAAAATCCTTGACCTCGGCTGTGGCCGGGGTGAATGGCTGGAGATCCTCAACGCTGAAGGCTATGAAACGATCGGCATTGATTTGAACGATGCCATGCTGGAACAATGCCAAGCAGCGGGGCTGAATGTCGTGAAAGTCGATGCCCTGGAATATCTGAAAGCCCTACCCGACAACAGCATCACGGCTATTACCGGCTTTCACATTGTCGAACATTTACCTTTTGAGATCCTCGTTAGCCTCATGTCTGAGGCATTTCGGGTGGTTCAGCCCGGTGGCTTTGTGCTGTTTGAAACGCCGAATCCCCGCAATGTCCTCGTCGGTAGCTTTAGCTTTTATCTTGATCCCACCCACCGCAATCCGATTCCCCCGGAAGTTTTACAGTTCCTGACTCGCTATAGCGGCTTTGAGCAAGTCACCCCAATCTGGGTAAATCCGTCCGATCGGCCCAAAGTCGTCGAAGATTCGGAATTAGCAAAACGCTTCAATGAACTGTTTTATGGTTTTATGGACTATGCAGTTATGGGATTGAAGGGATGA
- the ruvB gene encoding Holliday junction branch migration DNA helicase RuvB yields MAIISSKTPPNPEEKPSKSGTKSVKSPAQQGQLPLTDKPTVVGQPPPQKAPDAPELLQADRQPEENAKQEEKIRPQSIDEYIGQRDLKEVLTIAIQAAKGRGESLDHLLLYGPPGLGKTTMSLILAEAMGVNCQITSAPSIERPRDIVGLLMKLQPGDLLFIDEIHRLSRVAEELLYPAMEDFRIDITLGKGQGARTQSLKLPRFTLVGATTKIGALTSPLRDRFGLIQRLRFYEIDELTQIILRSSELFRTEISQAGAEEIARRARGTPRIANRLLRRVRDYIQVKNHPRIEQAIAAEALSLFNVDPCGLDWTDRRMLTVMIERFNGGPVGLETMAASTGEDAQTIEEVYEPYLLQIGYLSRTPRGRIATPAAWKHLGYEPPTQQLPLLS; encoded by the coding sequence ATGGCTATCATCTCGTCCAAAACGCCTCCCAATCCGGAGGAGAAACCATCAAAGTCTGGCACCAAGTCGGTCAAGTCCCCGGCCCAACAGGGGCAATTGCCCTTGACCGACAAACCCACAGTCGTCGGTCAACCACCGCCGCAAAAAGCACCGGATGCCCCCGAGTTACTGCAAGCCGATCGCCAGCCCGAAGAAAATGCCAAGCAAGAAGAGAAGATTCGGCCGCAATCAATCGATGAATATATTGGGCAACGGGATCTCAAGGAAGTTTTGACGATCGCCATTCAAGCGGCCAAGGGCCGGGGCGAATCCCTAGACCACTTGCTGCTCTACGGTCCACCGGGACTCGGCAAAACCACGATGTCGCTGATTTTGGCAGAAGCAATGGGCGTGAATTGTCAGATCACAAGTGCACCGTCGATCGAGCGCCCGCGGGATATCGTCGGTTTGCTGATGAAACTCCAACCCGGCGATTTACTGTTTATCGACGAAATTCATCGGCTCTCACGGGTCGCGGAAGAATTGCTCTATCCCGCCATGGAAGACTTCCGCATCGACATCACCCTCGGCAAAGGCCAGGGCGCACGCACGCAGTCCTTGAAATTACCGCGGTTTACCCTCGTGGGCGCCACCACCAAAATTGGGGCCCTCACGTCCCCCCTGCGCGATCGGTTTGGCTTAATCCAGCGCCTCCGATTTTACGAAATTGATGAACTCACCCAGATTATTTTGCGATCGAGTGAGTTATTCCGCACGGAGATTAGCCAGGCCGGGGCCGAAGAAATTGCCCGGCGCGCGCGCGGTACACCCCGCATTGCCAACCGGCTACTCCGCCGCGTCCGCGACTATATCCAAGTCAAAAATCATCCCCGGATTGAGCAGGCCATTGCCGCCGAAGCCCTTTCTCTGTTCAACGTTGACCCCTGCGGCCTCGACTGGACCGATCGCCGCATGCTCACCGTGATGATCGAGCGGTTTAACGGTGGCCCCGTCGGTTTGGAAACCATGGCTGCATCAACGGGGGAAGATGCACAGACCATTGAAGAAGTCTACGAACCCTACTTGCTCCAAATCGGCTATTTAAGCCGGACGCCGCGGGGCCGCATCGCCACCCCGGCCGCTTGGAAACATTTGGGCTACGAACCACCCACACAACAGTTACCCCTGTTATCGTAG
- a CDS encoding glycosyltransferase — MRINYFSPLLPSQSGISEVAEQVVPALSQYATVTVWTDQTEWSQALAQSAKIRQYDPNDVSWRELNDTDLNVYHIGNNVHFHHGIWQISNRVPGLVVVHDVKLQHLFYGITCVRGRDGEGYIREISRRYGHEAGITARRFLSGEVPIAAVEDFSMTEWALENAAAVMVHTRTAFQQIAQADRWPVGYQPLAFHTPPILRERPRQAPPYRLVIFGYIAYNRRVEAVLEALGKFAQRRKFQLDIYGKLDDPDSINGCIQQFNLKAQVKVHGFVDDAVLDRALSEAHLAINLRYPTMGEASISQLRIWRHALPALVTQVGWYAEQPEDIVCFVRPEHEVEDIQQHLAALIKQPEHFRAMGQRGRQRLESMHSPDAYAQAIVRFAAQLKPGYQNLTTQYWLEQVAGIMAPWQAGELSDRDLDRVTQTISWLSHPTNQPGNIDSITSTKKSPR, encoded by the coding sequence ATGCGCATTAATTACTTCTCACCCTTACTTCCATCCCAATCCGGTATTTCTGAGGTAGCCGAACAGGTTGTCCCGGCCTTAAGCCAATACGCCACAGTCACCGTTTGGACTGACCAAACCGAATGGAGCCAAGCCTTAGCGCAGTCGGCCAAAATTCGTCAATACGACCCCAATGATGTCAGCTGGCGGGAGCTGAATGACACCGACTTAAACGTCTACCACATCGGGAACAACGTCCATTTCCATCACGGAATCTGGCAAATTAGCAATCGCGTCCCCGGTCTGGTCGTAGTTCATGACGTGAAGCTACAACATTTGTTCTACGGCATCACCTGTGTGCGCGGCCGCGATGGTGAAGGTTATATTCGCGAAATTAGTCGCCGCTATGGGCATGAAGCCGGGATTACTGCCCGCCGATTTCTGAGTGGCGAAGTGCCGATCGCCGCAGTTGAAGACTTTAGTATGACCGAATGGGCCTTAGAAAATGCCGCCGCCGTGATGGTTCATACCCGCACCGCATTTCAACAGATTGCCCAAGCCGATCGCTGGCCCGTCGGTTATCAGCCCCTCGCCTTTCATACGCCACCGATCCTACGGGAGCGGCCGCGCCAAGCCCCACCCTATCGACTCGTGATATTTGGCTATATTGCCTATAACCGGCGGGTGGAAGCAGTACTGGAAGCCTTAGGCAAATTTGCCCAGCGCCGAAAATTTCAATTGGATATCTACGGCAAGCTGGACGACCCCGACAGCATCAACGGCTGCATCCAGCAGTTCAATCTCAAGGCACAGGTCAAAGTGCATGGGTTTGTCGACGATGCGGTGCTGGATCGCGCCCTGTCAGAAGCTCATTTAGCGATTAATCTGCGGTATCCCACCATGGGTGAAGCCTCGATTAGTCAACTGCGGATTTGGCGACATGCGCTACCGGCACTCGTCACCCAAGTTGGCTGGTATGCCGAGCAACCCGAGGATATCGTTTGCTTCGTTCGCCCCGAGCATGAGGTGGAAGACATCCAACAACATCTCGCCGCTTTGATTAAGCAACCCGAGCACTTCCGGGCGATGGGACAACGCGGCCGCCAGCGCTTAGAATCAATGCATTCCCCCGATGCCTATGCCCAGGCGATCGTCCGCTTTGCGGCGCAACTCAAACCGGGTTATCAAAATTTGACCACACAATACTGGCTGGAACAGGTAGCAGGCATTATGGCCCCCTGGCAAGCCGGGGAATTGAGCGATCGTGACCTCGATCGTGTCACCCAAACCATTAGCTGGCTCAGTCATCCAACCAACCAACCGGGCAATATCGACTCCATCACATCGACGAAAAAATCGCCCAGGTAG
- a CDS encoding 5-(carboxyamino)imidazole ribonucleotide synthase: PPQLPAVLKTRRMGYDGQGTFIPKTLEEYQAIVHQIGAADLLYEAFVPFERELAIMAARSSDGNIVVYPIVETQQVEQVCRWVIAPAAISASMTVEIQRIAHTLLEQLDVIGIFGIELFMTADDRVLVNEIAPRTHNSGHYTLDASITSQFEQQLRAVSGLPLGDPALNCDGAIMVNLLGFETAHHDYAEKRAQLAALPQSNVHWYGKTESRPGRKLGHVTVRLMAAEWRDQALNTIQQIEQIWYP, from the coding sequence CCACCACAGTTACCCGCCGTCTTGAAAACGCGTCGTATGGGCTATGACGGCCAGGGCACTTTCATCCCCAAAACCCTTGAGGAGTATCAAGCGATCGTCCATCAGATTGGCGCGGCCGATTTACTGTACGAAGCGTTTGTCCCCTTTGAGCGGGAACTGGCAATCATGGCCGCCCGGTCAAGCGATGGCAACATCGTCGTCTACCCGATTGTCGAAACCCAGCAAGTCGAGCAAGTTTGTCGCTGGGTGATTGCCCCGGCCGCAATTAGTGCCAGTATGACCGTAGAAATCCAGCGGATCGCGCACACACTTTTAGAGCAACTCGACGTCATCGGTATTTTCGGCATTGAGCTATTCATGACGGCGGACGATCGAGTCTTAGTCAACGAAATTGCCCCACGCACCCATAATTCTGGCCACTACACTCTTGATGCCAGTATCACATCACAATTCGAACAACAATTGCGCGCCGTATCCGGCTTACCGCTTGGGGATCCAGCATTAAACTGTGACGGGGCGATCATGGTAAATCTACTGGGATTTGAAACCGCTCACCATGATTATGCGGAGAAACGGGCACAACTGGCCGCGCTACCGCAGAGCAACGTGCATTGGTATGGCAAAACCGAATCCCGCCCCGGCCGTAAATTAGGCCATGTAACAGTCCGTCTAATGGCCGCAGAATGGCGCGATCAGGCATTAAATACGATTCAGCAAATCGAGCAGATTTGGTATCCCTAA
- a CDS encoding ABC transporter ATP-binding protein: MPTNFMTSDDIAISLSDVSKCFKLYDQPVDRLKDLLLPTKVRSRDFWALRDINANITKGQTVGLVGQNGSGKSTLLQLIVGTLTPTSGQIQAKGRIAALLELGSGFNPEFTGRQNVFFNGRVLGLSQAEIEARFDQIAAFADIGEKLEEPVKTYSSGMFIRLAFAVIINTDPDILIVDEALAVGDIYFQQKCFQRIRELRDQGVTILFVSHESASVFRLCDRAMLLEHGQVVMDGEPKPVLDLYEAQMLKQFENRSDDFQIQVVPASPETTAAATEELSTAPAADNIAVESPDPTPNQSPQIAVNSDDLVQIQFVRILNLAGEEIPTVTSSETIQIAVGVWCNQALADPHVGFKIRNRQGEVIFETNTQCMGQTPGAIGANELLEVRFRCQVPLWDGQYTISVGVANEAIGPAIFRRTLIYAHDLAVLTILKNPKDIIWAGITNLNPTLQILNPTTPQA; this comes from the coding sequence ATGCCGACCAACTTTATGACTTCTGACGATATTGCAATTTCTCTGTCCGATGTCTCGAAGTGCTTTAAGCTCTACGACCAGCCCGTCGATCGACTCAAGGATTTACTGCTGCCAACCAAGGTCCGATCACGCGACTTCTGGGCTCTACGTGACATCAATGCCAACATCACCAAAGGCCAAACCGTCGGCCTCGTCGGCCAAAATGGCTCCGGTAAAAGTACCTTACTCCAGCTCATTGTCGGCACGCTGACGCCCACAAGTGGTCAAATTCAGGCAAAAGGTCGGATTGCCGCCCTCTTAGAACTTGGCAGCGGCTTTAACCCCGAATTCACGGGTCGCCAAAATGTCTTCTTCAATGGTCGTGTCCTGGGGCTCAGCCAGGCCGAAATCGAAGCGCGATTTGATCAGATCGCCGCCTTTGCCGACATTGGCGAGAAACTCGAAGAACCGGTCAAGACCTATTCCAGTGGGATGTTTATCCGACTCGCCTTCGCCGTGATTATTAATACCGACCCCGATATTTTGATCGTGGATGAAGCCCTCGCCGTCGGTGATATTTACTTCCAACAAAAGTGTTTTCAGCGCATTCGGGAACTGCGTGACCAAGGCGTGACCATTCTGTTTGTCTCCCATGAATCCGCCTCTGTGTTTCGCCTGTGCGATCGGGCGATGCTGCTCGAACATGGTCAGGTCGTTATGGACGGGGAACCCAAGCCCGTCCTTGACTTATACGAAGCCCAAATGCTGAAGCAATTTGAGAATCGATCGGATGATTTTCAAATTCAAGTGGTGCCCGCCTCCCCCGAAACCACGGCGGCGGCCACCGAGGAACTATCCACGGCACCAGCAGCGGACAACATCGCGGTTGAGTCACCCGACCCAACCCCCAATCAATCACCTCAAATTGCCGTCAACTCCGATGACTTGGTCCAAATCCAATTTGTGCGAATTCTCAATCTAGCCGGCGAAGAAATTCCGACAGTCACCAGCAGCGAAACGATTCAAATTGCCGTCGGCGTATGGTGCAATCAAGCCCTTGCCGATCCCCACGTCGGCTTCAAAATCCGGAACCGCCAAGGCGAAGTCATCTTCGAAACCAACACCCAGTGTATGGGGCAAACACCGGGCGCGATCGGGGCCAATGAATTGCTCGAAGTCCGGTTCCGATGTCAAGTACCCCTGTGGGATGGCCAATATACGATCAGTGTCGGTGTGGCCAATGAAGCGATCGGTCCCGCCATCTTCCGCCGCACCTTGATTTATGCCCACGATCTCGCAGTGCTCACCATTCTGAAAAACCCCAAAGATATTATTTGGGCCGGCATCACCAATCTCAACCCGACGCTACAGATTCTGAATCCCACAACGCCCCAAGCCTAA
- a CDS encoding DEP domain-containing protein, with the protein MLILKEAHVEPCRVIQRQQDSLKSYPGVIYQGKLFRRLKQFPGPSNQAAITMARQVYQKTQEKYLVLVVEEEAIHSVWSEDQGLQRANDPKVESDPIMQMDLEGLVSRLRDVGGVAIKDRRYHLKNYSRCFVGSDAVDWLVEQLKMSPLDALRLGQRLVDEHWIHHVTHDHGFENAELFYRFYWDDQA; encoded by the coding sequence ATGTTAATTCTGAAAGAAGCTCATGTAGAGCCTTGTCGCGTCATTCAGCGTCAGCAAGATTCGCTCAAGTCCTATCCCGGTGTGATCTATCAGGGGAAGCTATTTCGTCGGCTCAAGCAGTTTCCTGGACCGAGTAACCAAGCGGCGATTACGATGGCGCGTCAGGTTTACCAGAAAACTCAGGAGAAGTATTTGGTGCTCGTGGTTGAGGAAGAGGCGATTCATAGTGTGTGGTCAGAAGATCAAGGGCTGCAGCGTGCCAACGACCCCAAGGTTGAGTCTGATCCAATTATGCAGATGGATTTGGAGGGCCTGGTGTCCCGGTTGCGGGATGTGGGGGGCGTGGCAATTAAGGATCGCCGGTATCATCTGAAAAACTATAGCCGCTGTTTTGTCGGGAGTGACGCAGTGGATTGGTTAGTCGAACAGCTCAAAATGTCACCGTTGGATGCGTTACGCCTGGGGCAGCGGCTGGTAGATGAGCATTGGATTCACCATGTGACGCACGACCACGGGTTTGAAAATGCGGAGTTGTTTTACCGATTTTATTGGGATGATCAAGCCTAG
- a CDS encoding methyltransferase domain-containing protein — translation MLDAILQEYQTSTYQFRHIANPDDPLAAKFTEWEDYYRLKWAIARTLQPQSILEIGVRYGYSAHAFLDAMPQSQYLGIDLDCEMAGGVKGAINWARKILAPFAARVLVADSQAMSQFPGDRYDLIHVDGQQDGDSSFHDLSLAIQQGDYVLVDGYHWSTPNFLAVNDFLLQHRQQLAWYASIPGYAGELLIKPKPTARPAAVQTSQDLQATYDKTYYTQSCHGYDSFTRYQGQRLEDERLIGAATLACLKPQGHVLDLGCGRGELTIHLAQQGYRVTAIDYSATAIELAQACLSQQPDLQSLVELHCADVNQVNLPAASYDLVIATDLIEHLNPSEVVSLYNRINRWLKSEGLFIVHTFPNRWYYQYDYARKRRLAKRLGAYLPQNPRTEYERLMHINEQSPRALKRQLKDAFRHHQLWFATAGPQGLGGSLTQSLTHRELAAAPSLYAIASAQPLPALHPLLTTQPIRWLRSQQLRQRFTLEIVHAPDTVPAAQPFEIQVRLTNHSQQILHSLGAYPINWSYRWVDRQGDAIIASGDRTRLFPPSLPIDPGSNTTAPTATTSKRSRATAPYHVRIVAPDQHGEYCLQVTLVQEQIRWFDQPPIGLKQTRCISITANNSR, via the coding sequence ATGCTCGATGCGATCCTGCAGGAATACCAAACTAGCACCTATCAATTTCGCCACATTGCCAATCCCGATGATCCGCTCGCGGCCAAGTTTACCGAATGGGAAGACTACTATCGGCTGAAATGGGCGATCGCCCGCACCCTCCAACCGCAAAGCATTTTAGAAATCGGGGTGCGCTACGGTTATTCGGCCCATGCATTCCTTGATGCCATGCCCCAGAGCCAATACCTCGGCATTGATTTAGATTGCGAAATGGCCGGCGGGGTAAAAGGGGCGATTAATTGGGCGCGCAAAATTTTGGCACCATTTGCCGCAAGGGTCCTCGTCGCGGACAGCCAAGCAATGTCTCAGTTTCCGGGCGACCGATATGATCTGATTCATGTGGATGGCCAACAGGACGGCGACAGCTCGTTTCACGACCTGAGCCTCGCGATCCAGCAAGGGGATTACGTGCTGGTCGATGGCTATCACTGGTCGACGCCCAACTTCCTCGCCGTCAATGATTTTCTCCTCCAGCATCGCCAGCAATTAGCTTGGTACGCCAGTATTCCTGGCTACGCGGGTGAGCTATTAATCAAACCGAAACCGACGGCCCGGCCGGCCGCAGTTCAGACCAGCCAGGATCTCCAAGCCACCTACGACAAAACCTACTACACCCAATCCTGTCATGGCTATGACAGCTTCACCCGTTATCAGGGACAACGGCTGGAAGACGAACGTCTCATTGGTGCTGCCACCTTAGCCTGCCTCAAACCCCAGGGTCACGTCCTGGACCTCGGCTGTGGTCGGGGAGAACTCACAATTCATCTAGCCCAACAAGGCTATCGGGTCACGGCGATCGACTATTCGGCCACCGCAATTGAACTCGCACAAGCCTGTCTCAGCCAGCAGCCAGACTTACAAAGTCTGGTGGAACTACACTGTGCCGATGTAAATCAAGTCAATTTGCCAGCCGCAAGTTACGACTTAGTCATTGCAACGGATTTAATCGAGCACTTAAATCCCAGCGAAGTTGTCAGCCTCTATAACCGGATCAATCGGTGGCTAAAATCCGAGGGCTTATTCATCGTGCATACTTTTCCGAACCGCTGGTATTACCAGTACGACTACGCCCGCAAACGCCGTTTGGCAAAACGACTTGGGGCTTACCTGCCGCAAAATCCGCGGACCGAATACGAAAGGCTGATGCATATTAATGAACAATCCCCCCGCGCCCTCAAACGTCAGCTCAAGGATGCTTTTAGACATCATCAGTTATGGTTCGCCACCGCTGGCCCCCAGGGACTCGGCGGCAGTTTAACGCAATCGTTGACCCACCGCGAACTCGCCGCGGCACCGAGTCTTTATGCGATCGCCAGCGCCCAACCGCTCCCAGCGCTGCACCCACTCCTCACAACCCAGCCGATCCGGTGGCTCCGAAGCCAACAGCTGCGCCAACGATTTACCTTAGAGATTGTTCACGCACCCGATACCGTACCCGCCGCCCAACCCTTCGAAATTCAGGTCAGGCTGACGAACCACAGTCAGCAAATTCTCCACAGCCTCGGCGCTTACCCCATTAATTGGAGTTATCGCTGGGTCGATCGCCAAGGTGACGCCATTATCGCCAGTGGCGATCGCACAAGACTATTTCCGCCGTCACTACCGATTGACCCAGGATCAAACACGACCGCTCCAACTGCCACCACAAGCAAACGATCGCGAGCGACCGCTCCATATCATGTCAGAATTGTGGCGCCCGATCAGCACGGCGAGTACTGCCTACAGGTTACGCTAGTACAAGAGCAGATTCGCTGGTTTGACCAACCCCCGATCGGACTAAAGCAGACGCGATGCATCAGCATTACCGCAAACAATTCGCGTTGA